The genomic segment GCAATTCAGTTTTCACtttggagaaaaatgacaatgaaatATAGATCAGAGAAAAACCTTATATCCTTGAAGAAGCTACGGGattcaatatcaataacaactgTCTCGGTCCCAAATAAGTTGGGGTCGGCTATATCAGTCGcattgaaaaaagaaaacaactatGAGACACAGCCAAGATTCTTTATAACTCAAACCAATAGCGCCACTGGTGGCAAGAGCCTTTTCTTTGGATGATCAACCAAACTTAGCTCCAACAAGTTAAGATACTAAGTGAATAGACAGAGAGGAACCTACTTCACCACGGATGTGTATGAAAACTATAGCATCCGCGAGGTGGTTGTAGGAACTCACAACTCGTCATGGACACTTTGATCCTGAGTGGTTGATTTTAACCGATGTTCAAGAAGGTAAGTTGTGGCTAATGATGCATGTAAAGCAACACCATATGGAAGTACATCTTCATTGACTCTGTAGAAAGGGGAGTGTCCTGACTCAAATTGTCCTTGAGTTTCATCGACCATTCCAAGTACGTAGAAGTATCCAGGAAACGCCTCAGCAAAGAACGAAAAATCTTCTGTACCCATCGTTGGCTTCTTTTCTATGATCTTGTCGATACCCAGCATCTGTCCAGCTACATTTCGGAAATGTTCATGCAATGCTTTGTTGTTTACTGTCACCGGGTAAAACGGCCTATTTGTGGTATCAAAGTCGACTGTTGCATTGCACCTTTGTACAACAGCTTGTCGTGTAATAACCTATGAATTATGAAACACCATTCAACAATCATATGATAGGTTGGGCATTCAAGTAGTAATATTAAAGGTATACCTCTACGATTCTCTGTTTAAGTTGCATGAAACTTTCTTTTGAGTATGCCCTGAAAGTTCCACCGATTGTGACAGAGTCAGGTATAACGTTAAATGCACCACCACCTTTGAACTTTGCAACCGTAACAACCTGCAAAATCATGTGTCTTTGAGGTAATCGATAGACAAGTTGTGAAGGCCAACGCGAAGTCCTTGGAGAGTGAAAAAGACATGGTAACAAATGATCAAGGGATGCAGAAGGAAAACTGGTAAGTCTCAACATTTTTCGTTCTTTAGATGCCACAAAACGTATACTTGAACATGACAAATGCAGATGAATACATCTCTGCATATGCTAAGATGGACCTACAGTCATACAAGATTAGAAATGATCACATTCATCAGAAGATTCAAGTAGCAAATGCTAAGGATAAAATGAGTGAAGGTCgtttgagatggtttggtcatgttgTGCCTCGACCTCCTGATGCACCGGTACGTGAGAATGAAACCATGGTGAGCGAAGGTGTTAAAAAAGACGAGGTAAACTTAAAgtctatgttgcttggactcttcaaaaatatcattgGGTGCATGTCAGATCCTTCAAACGTAATGCattttttggaggatccgacacgggtgcggcaacatttttggagagtccaagcaacttagcTTAAAATCATGTGGAAGGGAGTTGTGTTGAAGAATCTACAATTTCTCGGGATCCATGCAGACTTAGCGAAAGATAAGATTTAGTGAAACAAAAGGATCTATATAGACGATACCCGTCAGTTGAGAATATGGTTTAGACATGATAGCACTTTTATTGTAGGTCCAATGTTTTCTAGGAGCGGTTTAGCCTTTcagaaatttagaaaaatatcgcgaacttaaaatactttttatttgtatttgcataTGAAATTGGCTCGTCTTTAATTAGAGTAACATGATCGGTAAGGATTCACATAACTGACCCCAACTTGCTTGGAATTGAGGTGTAGTAGTAGTTGTTGTATAATTTAAAAGGGCAACCCGGTGcgctaaagctcccgctatgtgcagggtctgggaaagggccccaccacaagggtgtattgtacgcagccttgcCTTGCATTTTTGCAACAGGCTGTTCCCGCTTCTCGTCACgcggcaacaactttaccagttttTGTATAAATAAAGCAGCATAAATTTGCACAACTGCTAGAACATATGCAAGTTTTGAGATATGCGTGCATGCGTTGGTATTCACATAATACCTAAGTTGCCCAGACTCTCCAAAAATCTTGCCACAGccatgtcggatcctccaaaaatgcactacttttgaaggatacGACACGCAcccgatgacatttttgaagagtccgaacaACATAGCATAATACTAGATTACTGGGAGACATTACTGGGAGACAGAGCGAGAGTGCGCACCTGTGAATCCAAGGGATCAGCTTCCCGCGAAACAAGATGTTGCAAACTAACTATAATGTTAGAAGCTGCTAAGATAGGATCTATAGTGTGTTGCGGAATAGCGGCATGACCGCCTTTCCCCTTTATTACTGCATCGAAGAAGCCACTGCCAGCCATGATAGGGCCAGAACTGGAAGCAACAGTGCCAATAGGACTATTGACGGAAACATGCAGACCGAAGATGGCATCAACGTTGTCAAGTATCCCGGATTCAAGCATTTTCTTCGCTCCTCCACCTCCCTCCTCAGCTGGCTGAAAAACCAAAAGTACAGTTCCCTGCCATCAAAGAGTTCCGTCAATAACTCACACTCGATGACTTCTAAGATAACATCCATTTTTATCCGTATACAATGAACTAACAATGTAATCCTCGAACACATCACTAACATCTTTATTACAAGCTACAAGAGCGTTATGTGTATGGTCAAGTTTTTCGATAAACCAAGTAGTTCTTGTATGACTAACTCTATTATCACAGAAATAAGGAAATACGCAACAATTTCACACAAACTATATGCAAGTGTAAAAGAACCAACTTAAATCATGAGGAATCAAGTTCCTTGTATCATCGGAAGCTATTTCACTCCCCAACTATTTATCAGATCCCTTTAGGTTAGTTGTTCCAAATTCCTTTTCAATCTCATAAACCTTTATGGCCACGTTAAATAGCTAGTCAAGCCGAAACAAATTTGTGTTCAGAGCTTTCCTTGGTTCAGAATCCAGCATTGGAGATGTCATCTTTTTTGGTTTTAGATATATTAAGTAGAGCAAATATGTCACTCCTAACACCATTTTCGTTTTAGATAAGATATCTAGTGACCCCTCACACCTTTTTTAAGCCTTAAAGCACACAAAAAATTTCTGTCGTAAAACTTACCTACTGAACTTATATATGTATCCCGAAGATCAAGACATATCAGGTTGTATACAGCAGATTTCCAATATAAGATAGCAATAAAATTCTTTCTTAGAGAGGATACACAACTCATAAGAAGGATTGTCGATCCCTAGAGGCttccacaaaaagaaaaaaagagtccGGTAGGATTTGCCATACGAGCACAACTTCAAGAGTCTCTCGTCATATCAATCTCTCCATTCAAGCAAGGGATACTACAAAATGTATAACTTGATATATGGCTACTCAATGGTGGTTTTGATACAAGAACATACATGTGTAGAAGGCATTTTGAGACGGTTATTTTAAGTCGTGGAAATCAACATTTGAGAGTCATCATTCTTTACAAAGAGCATTCAACTATGAAAAAATTCAATCTCTAATTTGTTTCGAAGTCTGAGGGGGAGGGGAGCTAGAATTTTGAGTTTATAGGTTCTGGATTCTAGAAAAGACAACTTACTAGATTCTGGATAGACTACGTGTACGTGTTAAgtggatacaacaacaacatacccagtgtattcccacaaagtggggccctgaggagggtaaagtgtacgcaatccataccactacctcagatcaagtaaagaggctatttccgatagacccccggctcaggacagataacagtataatcaatcaaacaaacaaacaaaaaaacaaaagcacacaacaaaaatGGGATACAAACCGCTAGATAATAAAcaaaacaagacacccacaaggtaatactataaactatctattcgaaatcAAAGACATCACAGAAACACCACGAACAGAGTTATAGCTACACCCCAGTTCCAAGTAGCCACCATAACATTTTTCTTTCTAGATGCACAAAAACTAATGACATTAGAATTAGCCAGAAAATAGAACAATGACATAGTTTCTTGAATCCAAGATAAGGGAGAGAACTGCAGTACGAACCTAGTTTCTTGAATCCAAGATAAGGGAGAGAACTGCAGTACGAACCTGCAAATCATCGCGTTGCTCCTGAAGAATCTTTGCGGCACCCAAAAGCATAGCAACATGGCCGTCATGTCCACAAGAATGCATCTTGCCCGGAATTTTACTCTTGTGCTCCCATTCCACTTCCTCCTGCACCAATCAACAGCATATTGAAGGCAGAGTGCAACATGGATAATTACAtgttaaggggtcgtttggtgtgaggtataaggtatAAGTAATCCCGGGATAACGaaagattattttatcccatgtttggttggagaTATTAATTAATACCGGAATAACTTacccaccatttacaccatagtgatgggataaattatcccatatggatggtgggataagttatcccgggataactaatcACAAGATtaattatc from the Capsicum annuum cultivar UCD-10X-F1 chromosome 9, UCD10Xv1.1, whole genome shotgun sequence genome contains:
- the LOC107840946 gene encoding IAA-amino acid hydrolase ILR1-like 4 (The sequence of the model RefSeq protein was modified relative to this genomic sequence to represent the inferred CDS: added 105 bases not found in genome assembly), encoding MDFLKWVLAIYTLFTFLATPILSISILNNQELANISANFLNLAKSPKLFDWVVKIRRTIHENPELGFEEFKTSKLIRNELDNMGIYYKYPVAVTVVVGYIGTGKPLFVALRADKDALAIQEEVEWEHKSKIPGKMHSCGHDGHVAMLLGAAKILQEQRDDLQGTVLLVFQPAEEGGGGAKKMLESGILDNVDAIFGLHVSVNSPIGTVASSSGPIMAGSGFFDAVIKGKGGHAAIPQHTIDPILAASNIIVSLQHLVSREADPLDSQVVTVAKFKGGGAFNVIPDSVTIGGTFRAYSKESFMQLKQRIVEVITRQAVVQRCNATVDFDTTNRPFYPVTVNNKALHEHFRNVAGQMLGIDKIIEKKPTMGTEDFSFFAEAFPGYFYVLGMVDETQGQFESGHSPFYRVNEDVLPYGVALHASLATTYLLEHRLKSTTQDQSVHDEL